Proteins found in one Thermaerobacter subterraneus DSM 13965 genomic segment:
- the hemC gene encoding hydroxymethylbilane synthase — protein MTAAVLRIGTRASALARIQAQWVARQLETHHPGLRVELVPVTTLGDRNRSRPLYALSSPGAFVKELEEALLEGRIDLAVHSAKDVPTRLPEGLELAAFPQREDPADALVIPRPATGRLSVRGPGGEEPPGSEARDLLAALPPGARVGTSSLRRQAWLRARRPDLAVEPARGNLDTRLRRLDEGHWDALLLAAAGLRRLGFAGRISALVPPLELLPAPGQGALAVEIRAGDEAVRRRVQVLDRPEVSRAVRAERAFLAELGGTCRVPLGAWARVQGGRIVIDGMVAGPAGSPWLSGRGEGSLSDPEGTGRRLAEQLLAKGAAGVLAQAGVMVEAASRPAAGAGGPGGPAPRERGAGGGDGDGG, from the coding sequence TTGACAGCAGCGGTCCTGCGCATCGGCACCCGGGCCAGCGCCCTGGCACGCATCCAGGCTCAATGGGTGGCCCGGCAACTGGAAACCCACCATCCCGGCCTCCGGGTCGAGCTGGTGCCCGTGACGACGCTGGGCGACCGCAACCGGTCGCGGCCCCTGTACGCCCTCAGCAGCCCCGGCGCTTTCGTCAAGGAACTGGAGGAGGCGCTGCTGGAGGGGCGTATCGACCTGGCCGTGCACAGCGCCAAGGACGTCCCCACCCGGCTGCCCGAGGGCCTGGAGCTGGCGGCCTTTCCCCAGCGGGAAGACCCGGCCGACGCCCTGGTGATCCCCCGGCCGGCGACGGGCCGCCTCTCGGTGAGGGGTCCCGGCGGAGAGGAGCCGCCGGGCAGCGAGGCCCGTGACCTGCTGGCGGCCCTGCCGCCGGGCGCTCGCGTGGGCACCAGCAGCCTGCGCCGCCAAGCCTGGCTGCGGGCCCGCCGCCCGGACCTGGCGGTCGAGCCGGCCCGCGGCAACCTGGATACCCGCCTGCGCCGCCTGGACGAAGGCCACTGGGATGCCCTGCTGCTGGCCGCCGCCGGTCTCCGCCGCCTGGGCTTCGCCGGGCGCATCTCCGCGCTGGTGCCGCCCCTGGAACTGCTGCCGGCCCCCGGCCAGGGGGCCCTGGCCGTGGAGATCCGGGCCGGGGATGAGGCGGTGCGCCGCCGGGTCCAGGTGCTCGACCGGCCCGAGGTCAGCCGGGCGGTGCGGGCGGAACGGGCCTTCCTGGCCGAACTGGGAGGCACGTGCCGGGTGCCCCTGGGGGCCTGGGCACGGGTGCAGGGCGGCCGGATCGTCATCGACGGCATGGTGGCGGGTCCCGCGGGAAGCCCCTGGCTCTCCGGTCGCGGCGAAGGGTCCCTTTCCGATCCGGAGGGCACGGGGCGCCGCCTGGCGGAACAGCTGCTGGCCAAGGGGGCTGCCGGCGTCCTGGCCCAGGCGGGGGTCATGGTGGAGGCCGCGTCGCGGCCGGCGGCCGGAGCGGGCGGCCCCGGGGGGCCGGCCCCCCGGGAAAGGGGAGCGGGTGGCGGTGACGGTGACGGGGGATGA
- a CDS encoding cytochrome C assembly family protein: MQGWLAWGYVGITLGYLAAAAWHAWVLAGFARDGPARWLVWATWSAHTALLGGALATGHIPFTSPQGSVFFLSWAWILNGIVLEALLPLRPLGAFMLPPVVVLLVLMAAGAPLLPGGGLADGLPAGAAAGAGVPGPGPAPGQVQAAPAPGAAGSPLLGAGPWVWLHATIALLSYGAFGLASALAAMYLLQERQLRVKAFSRLYRHLPALEEMDRACWWLVGSGFALLTLALASGTLQAGRLWEGPWARDGKVLASAGVWLFYAACLALRAWAGWRGRRLAYLSLLGFAVILVNYLVVGPHWSARHVF; the protein is encoded by the coding sequence GTGCAGGGCTGGCTCGCGTGGGGGTACGTGGGCATCACCTTGGGCTACCTGGCGGCCGCGGCCTGGCACGCCTGGGTCCTGGCCGGTTTTGCCCGGGACGGCCCGGCCCGGTGGCTTGTCTGGGCGACCTGGTCCGCCCACACCGCGCTGCTGGGCGGGGCGCTGGCGACCGGCCACATCCCCTTCACCAGTCCCCAGGGATCGGTGTTCTTCCTGAGCTGGGCATGGATCCTCAACGGCATCGTGCTGGAGGCGCTGCTGCCCTTGCGACCCCTGGGGGCCTTCATGCTGCCCCCCGTGGTGGTGTTGCTGGTGCTGATGGCGGCGGGCGCCCCGCTGCTCCCCGGCGGCGGCCTCGCCGACGGCCTGCCGGCCGGTGCCGCAGCCGGCGCCGGGGTACCGGGGCCTGGGCCCGCTCCGGGGCAGGTGCAGGCAGCGCCAGCACCCGGCGCCGCCGGGTCGCCGCTGCTTGGCGCCGGTCCATGGGTCTGGCTCCACGCCACCATCGCCCTTCTGAGCTACGGAGCCTTCGGCCTGGCCTCGGCCCTGGCGGCCATGTACCTGCTCCAGGAGCGGCAGCTGCGGGTCAAGGCCTTCAGCCGGCTCTACCGCCACCTGCCCGCCCTGGAGGAGATGGACCGGGCCTGCTGGTGGCTGGTGGGCAGCGGCTTCGCCCTGCTCACCCTGGCCCTGGCCAGCGGCACCCTGCAGGCCGGCCGCCTCTGGGAGGGGCCCTGGGCCCGTGACGGGAAGGTCCTTGCCAGCGCCGGCGTCTGGCTGTTCTACGCCGCCTGCCTGGCCCTGCGGGCATGGGCCGGCTGGCGCGGCCGGCGGCTGGCTTACCTGTCCCTGCTGGGCTTTGCCGTCATCCTGGTGAACTACCTGGTGGTGGGGCCGCACTGGTCGGCACGCCACGTGTTCTGA
- the hemA gene encoding glutamyl-tRNA reductase has product MGVMVLGMNHRTAPVAVRERLAVAGEDLPAALAELAACPAVDEVVLLSTCNRVEVYAAASHHGQGRRQVRDVLARWAGMDPDRLETYLYAREDAAAARHLFRVAAGLDSMVLGESQILGQVREAYHGAAAAGTCGKVLHGLFQQALAVGKRARTETAISQHAVSVSYVAVELARKVFGQLDGRRVLLVGAGETAELAARSLAEEGGCRLVVANRTLERGRQLAAAYGGEAVSLGDLPAALDRCDVVISSTGAGRPLITAAMVREAMRRRRGRPLLLVDIAVPRDIEPAAGRLDGVFLYDIDDLQAVVEANLRLRREEAARVEAMIDEEVRGFEGWLHSLDVVPLIRSLRAKAEAMRQEELARALRKLPHLSERDRQVIDGLTRLIVNKLLNDPMVRLKEAVAGGRGPVYLDEAFTELFALDEPGRAERRPARQAGAEPAAGGPEGTAGRRAGRGQAAAADGAEPAPEGGTGAAGPAGSAPGDPVLALPLRRAGESGSGRA; this is encoded by the coding sequence ATGGGCGTGATGGTGCTGGGCATGAACCACCGCACGGCGCCGGTCGCGGTGCGGGAGCGCCTGGCGGTGGCGGGGGAGGACCTGCCGGCGGCCCTGGCGGAGCTGGCAGCCTGCCCGGCCGTCGACGAGGTGGTGCTGCTCTCCACCTGCAACCGGGTGGAGGTGTACGCGGCGGCCTCCCACCACGGCCAGGGCCGGCGCCAGGTGCGGGACGTGCTGGCGCGCTGGGCCGGCATGGACCCGGACCGGTTGGAGACCTATCTCTATGCCCGGGAAGATGCCGCGGCGGCGCGACACCTGTTCCGCGTGGCGGCGGGCCTGGACTCCATGGTCCTGGGCGAGAGCCAGATCCTGGGTCAGGTACGGGAAGCCTACCACGGGGCTGCCGCCGCGGGAACCTGTGGCAAGGTGCTGCACGGTCTCTTCCAGCAGGCCCTGGCGGTCGGGAAGCGGGCCCGGACGGAGACGGCCATCAGCCAGCACGCGGTGTCCGTCAGCTACGTGGCGGTGGAACTGGCCCGCAAGGTCTTCGGCCAGCTGGACGGGCGGCGGGTGCTGCTGGTGGGCGCCGGCGAGACGGCGGAACTGGCTGCCCGCAGCCTGGCCGAGGAGGGTGGCTGCCGGCTGGTGGTGGCCAACCGGACCCTGGAGCGGGGCCGGCAACTGGCCGCCGCTTACGGCGGTGAGGCGGTGTCCCTGGGCGACCTACCGGCGGCCCTGGACCGCTGCGACGTGGTGATCAGTTCCACCGGCGCCGGGCGGCCCCTGATCACCGCCGCCATGGTGCGGGAGGCCATGCGCCGCCGGCGGGGCCGGCCCCTCTTGCTTGTGGATATCGCCGTGCCCCGCGACATCGAACCGGCGGCGGGCCGGTTGGACGGGGTGTTCCTGTACGACATCGACGACCTGCAGGCGGTGGTGGAAGCCAACCTCCGGCTGCGGCGCGAGGAGGCGGCGCGGGTCGAGGCCATGATCGACGAAGAGGTCCGGGGCTTTGAGGGGTGGCTGCACAGCCTGGACGTGGTGCCTCTGATCCGCTCCTTGCGGGCCAAGGCCGAGGCCATGCGGCAGGAAGAGCTGGCCCGCGCCCTGCGCAAGCTTCCCCACCTGTCGGAGCGGGACCGGCAGGTCATCGACGGCCTGACCCGGCTGATCGTCAACAAGCTGCTGAACGATCCCATGGTGCGCCTGAAGGAGGCGGTGGCCGGAGGGCGCGGCCCCGTCTACCTGGACGAAGCTTTCACCGAGCTCTTCGCCCTGGACGAACCCGGCCGCGCTGAACGCCGGCCGGCGCGGCAGGCCGGGGCGGAGCCGGCTGCCGGCGGGCCGGAGGGCACGGCGGGCCGCCGGGCCGGGCGGGGACAGGCCGCCGCCGCAGACGGCGCGGAGCCCGCACCGGAAGGGGGCACCGGTGCCGCGGGCCCGGCCGGTTCGGCGCCCGGTGACCCGGTGCTGGCCCTGCCCCTCCGCCGGGCCGGGGAAAGCGGCAGCGGCCGGGCATGA
- the hemB gene encoding porphobilinogen synthase, whose translation MAFPVHRPRRLRATPVVRSLVRETDLTADRLIYPMFVVPGRDVVEPVLSMPGVEHRSVDRAVERAREVYDLGIRAVLLFGLPRQKDDRGSEAADPDGAVQQAVAALKEALPDLLVITDVCLCAYTSHGHCGILTPDGRIDNDATLEQLAQVALSHARAGADWVAPSDMMDGRVGAVRRVLDENGFQDTAILSYAVKYASAFYGPFREAAHSAPAFGDRRTHQMDPANVREALREVALDLEEGADLVMVKPALAYLDVIRAVCQQFPVPVVAYNVSGEYSLIKAAAAQGWVDERAVVLETLTAMRRAGADAIITYHAPEVARWLA comes from the coding sequence ATGGCGTTCCCCGTACACCGGCCGCGTCGGCTGCGCGCCACCCCCGTGGTCCGCAGCCTGGTGCGCGAGACGGACCTCACCGCCGACCGGCTGATCTACCCCATGTTTGTGGTTCCCGGCAGGGACGTGGTGGAACCCGTGCTTTCCATGCCGGGGGTCGAGCACCGTTCCGTGGACCGGGCGGTGGAGCGGGCCCGGGAGGTCTATGATTTGGGGATCCGGGCGGTGCTGCTGTTCGGACTCCCCCGGCAGAAGGATGACCGCGGCAGCGAGGCCGCCGACCCGGACGGCGCAGTGCAGCAGGCCGTTGCCGCCCTCAAGGAGGCCTTGCCGGACCTGCTGGTCATCACCGATGTGTGCCTCTGCGCGTACACCAGCCACGGCCACTGCGGCATCCTGACCCCCGACGGCCGCATCGACAACGACGCCACCCTGGAGCAGCTGGCCCAGGTCGCCCTGTCCCACGCCCGGGCGGGCGCCGACTGGGTCGCCCCGTCGGACATGATGGACGGTCGCGTGGGGGCCGTGCGCAGGGTGCTGGACGAGAACGGCTTCCAGGACACGGCCATCCTTTCGTACGCCGTCAAATATGCGTCCGCCTTCTACGGGCCTTTTCGCGAGGCGGCCCACTCGGCACCGGCCTTCGGTGACCGGCGGACCCACCAGATGGACCCGGCCAACGTCCGGGAGGCCCTGCGGGAGGTGGCCCTGGACCTGGAGGAGGGGGCCGACCTGGTGATGGTGAAGCCCGCCCTGGCCTACCTGGACGTGATCCGCGCCGTGTGCCAGCAGTTCCCGGTCCCGGTGGTGGCGTACAATGTCAGTGGCGAGTACAGCCTGATCAAGGCGGCGGCGGCCCAGGGCTGGGTCGACGAGCGGGCCGTGGTGCTGGAGACTTTGACGGCCATGCGCCGGGCGGGAGCGGATGCCATCATCACGTATCATGCGCCCGAGGTGGCCCGCTGGCTGGCTTAG
- a CDS encoding acyl-CoA mutase large subunit family protein produces the protein MAKEPAAGAPAEAAAPGRERRPRFETLSGIEVKRCYGPEDVPGAAAARRLGVPGQWPSTRGIHDTMYRGRLWTMRQFAGFGTAEQTNRRFKYLLREGQTGLSVAFDFPTLLGYDSDHPMSEGEVGKLGVAVDTLADMEVLFDGIPLDQVSTSMTINGPAAMIFAMYLAAAEKQGVPFDRLRGTIQNDILKEYIAQNTYIFPPRPSMRIITDIFAFCADHVPQWNTVSISGYHIREAGSTAVQELAFTLANGFEYVRAGIEAGLDVDRFAPRLSFFFNVHNDFFEEIAKLRAARRIWAVEMRERFGAKDPRSWKMRFHCQTAGCTLTAQQPEINIVRVTLQALAAVLGGAQSLHTNSFDEALALPTEKAVRIALRTQQIIAEESGVTSTVDPLGGSYFVEWLTDEMERRARDYFRRIDELGGVIPAIEAGFFQKEIADASYRYQQQVESGEITVVGVNKYVLEEEEQPEILRVPDEVQQRQVQRLRDIRRTRDNRRVSQALRDLKAAARSGENLMPRLLECARAYATLGEMCDTLREVFGEYRDRAIF, from the coding sequence ATGGCGAAGGAACCGGCAGCGGGCGCCCCGGCGGAGGCCGCGGCCCCGGGGCGGGAGCGGCGGCCGCGTTTTGAGACTCTGTCGGGAATCGAGGTCAAGCGCTGCTACGGGCCCGAGGATGTGCCCGGCGCGGCGGCCGCCCGGCGGCTGGGCGTGCCGGGCCAGTGGCCGTCCACCCGCGGCATCCACGACACCATGTACCGCGGCCGGCTGTGGACCATGCGCCAGTTTGCCGGCTTCGGCACCGCCGAGCAGACGAACCGGCGGTTCAAGTACCTGCTCAGGGAAGGCCAGACGGGGCTGAGCGTGGCCTTCGACTTCCCCACCCTGCTGGGGTATGACTCCGACCACCCCATGTCCGAGGGCGAGGTGGGCAAGCTGGGGGTGGCCGTGGACACCCTGGCGGACATGGAGGTGCTGTTCGACGGCATCCCCCTGGACCAGGTGTCCACGTCGATGACCATCAACGGGCCGGCGGCGATGATCTTCGCCATGTACCTGGCGGCGGCCGAGAAGCAGGGGGTGCCCTTCGACCGGCTGCGGGGGACCATCCAGAACGACATCCTCAAGGAATACATCGCCCAGAACACCTACATCTTCCCGCCGCGCCCCTCCATGCGCATCATCACCGACATCTTCGCCTTCTGCGCCGACCACGTTCCCCAGTGGAACACGGTCAGCATCTCGGGCTACCACATCCGCGAGGCCGGGTCGACGGCGGTGCAGGAGCTGGCCTTCACCCTGGCCAACGGCTTCGAGTACGTGCGGGCGGGCATCGAGGCGGGGCTGGACGTGGACCGCTTCGCGCCCCGGCTCTCCTTCTTCTTCAACGTGCACAACGACTTCTTCGAGGAGATCGCCAAGCTGCGGGCGGCGCGGCGCATCTGGGCCGTCGAGATGCGGGAGCGCTTCGGGGCCAAGGACCCCCGCTCCTGGAAGATGCGGTTCCACTGCCAGACGGCGGGGTGCACGCTGACAGCCCAGCAGCCCGAGATCAACATCGTCCGGGTTACCCTGCAGGCACTGGCCGCGGTGCTGGGGGGCGCCCAGTCGCTCCACACCAACTCCTTCGACGAGGCCCTGGCCCTGCCGACGGAGAAGGCGGTGCGCATCGCCCTGCGGACCCAGCAGATCATCGCCGAGGAGAGCGGCGTGACCAGCACCGTCGATCCCCTGGGCGGCTCGTACTTCGTGGAGTGGCTGACCGACGAGATGGAGCGGCGGGCCCGGGACTACTTCCGCCGCATCGACGAGCTGGGCGGCGTGATCCCCGCCATCGAGGCCGGGTTCTTCCAGAAGGAGATCGCGGACGCCTCCTACCGCTACCAGCAGCAGGTGGAGTCCGGGGAGATCACCGTGGTGGGGGTCAACAAGTACGTCCTGGAGGAAGAAGAGCAGCCCGAGATCCTGCGGGTGCCCGACGAGGTCCAGCAGCGGCAGGTCCAGCGGCTGCGGGACATCCGCCGCACCCGGGACAACCGGCGGGTCAGCCAGGCCCTGCGCGATCTCAAGGCGGCGGCGCGCAGCGGCGAGAACCTGATGCCGCGCCTGCTGGAGTGCGCCCGGGCCTACGCCACCCTGGGCGAGATGTGCGACACCTTGCGAGAGGTCTTCGGTGAGTATCGCGACCGGGCGATCTTTTGA
- a CDS encoding uroporphyrinogen-III synthase codes for MTVTGDEGHRRKDPAGPAGSREPAGAGVPPEAAWPRVQAPAPDQGPVQGKEAVLPSAMAGGGDDGAPDLWAPPGWIYIVDGGPGDPGLVTVRASRILQAAEVVVADPGLEAVVEAWRSPTAALWVVPSPAAAVSASVPLPLHLQAAGRLPPQHLPQRLARWARAGLRVVRLVRGGLPGGEMEALVAAGVGLIPVPWPGRLAAPGGGPAPGEAPAPGGPGGAAAAAAPPLPGPAGSGAAGAVAGAGSGEVPSGTGAPAAVAGWAAPPLAGWRVAVTRAPEQAVGLAELLRQLGATVVEIPLIGVEPAAGERELDRELESASGSWWVLTSGNGAAALARRLDALGRDARALAGARVAVVGEATRRFVRETLGLRPDLMPAEFTGARLWDELARRITPRQRVVWPRGDRAALAAARPVEAAGGDLRAPVVYRTVLRHDQAAVLVELLANRQVDVVTLASPSAAEALAGAAGPGGPGRFFRGDGQGDGAGRPRVVCIGPRTAQRAAALGLPVDGVPRRYTAAGLVAALLELKTAGGKA; via the coding sequence GTGACGGTGACGGGGGATGAGGGGCACCGCAGGAAGGATCCGGCCGGCCCCGCCGGGTCCCGGGAGCCGGCCGGGGCCGGGGTGCCCCCGGAGGCGGCCTGGCCGCGGGTGCAGGCCCCTGCGCCGGACCAGGGCCCGGTGCAGGGAAAGGAGGCGGTCCTGCCCTCCGCCATGGCAGGGGGTGGGGACGACGGCGCCCCCGACCTGTGGGCGCCCCCGGGCTGGATCTACATCGTGGATGGGGGACCGGGCGATCCCGGGCTGGTGACGGTACGGGCCAGCCGGATCCTGCAGGCGGCGGAGGTGGTGGTGGCCGATCCCGGCCTGGAGGCGGTGGTCGAGGCGTGGCGGTCCCCCACGGCCGCCCTGTGGGTGGTGCCATCGCCGGCGGCGGCCGTTTCCGCCTCCGTGCCCCTTCCTTTACACCTGCAGGCGGCGGGCCGGCTGCCGCCCCAGCATCTTCCCCAGCGCCTGGCCCGGTGGGCACGCGCCGGGCTGCGGGTGGTCCGGCTGGTTCGGGGCGGTCTCCCGGGCGGGGAGATGGAAGCCCTGGTTGCCGCGGGAGTGGGCCTCATTCCCGTGCCCTGGCCCGGTCGGCTGGCCGCGCCCGGCGGCGGACCTGCCCCCGGGGAGGCCCCGGCACCGGGTGGGCCGGGTGGGGCGGCGGCCGCCGCGGCTCCGCCGTTGCCCGGGCCCGCCGGATCCGGGGCGGCGGGCGCGGTCGCCGGCGCGGGGAGCGGGGAGGTGCCTTCCGGCACCGGGGCGCCAGCCGCGGTGGCCGGCTGGGCGGCCCCGCCGCTGGCCGGATGGCGGGTGGCGGTCACCCGCGCTCCCGAACAGGCCGTGGGCCTGGCCGAGCTCTTGCGGCAGCTGGGGGCCACGGTGGTGGAAATCCCCCTGATCGGCGTGGAGCCCGCCGCCGGCGAGAGGGAGCTCGACCGGGAGCTGGAGTCTGCCTCAGGCAGCTGGTGGGTCCTGACCAGCGGCAACGGCGCCGCCGCTCTGGCCCGCCGGCTGGACGCCCTGGGCCGGGATGCCCGTGCCCTGGCGGGTGCCCGGGTGGCGGTGGTGGGGGAGGCAACCCGCCGCTTCGTGCGGGAGACTTTGGGGCTCCGGCCCGATCTGATGCCGGCGGAGTTCACCGGCGCCCGGTTGTGGGACGAACTGGCCCGCCGCATCACCCCGCGGCAGCGGGTGGTCTGGCCCCGGGGCGACCGGGCCGCCCTGGCGGCCGCCCGGCCGGTGGAGGCGGCCGGCGGCGACCTGCGGGCTCCGGTGGTCTACCGGACGGTGCTGCGGCATGATCAGGCGGCGGTGCTGGTGGAGCTGCTGGCGAACCGGCAGGTGGACGTGGTGACCCTGGCCAGCCCCTCCGCCGCCGAGGCGCTGGCCGGGGCAGCGGGCCCCGGGGGGCCGGGCCGGTTCTTCCGCGGTGATGGCCAAGGGGATGGGGCGGGCCGGCCCCGGGTGGTGTGCATCGGCCCCCGCACGGCCCAACGGGCGGCCGCCCTGGGGCTGCCGGTGGACGGCGTGCCGCGCCGCTACACGGCGGCAGGACTCGTGGCAGCGCTCCTCGAACTGAAAACGGCTGGCGGAAAGGCTTAA
- a CDS encoding class I SAM-dependent methyltransferase has translation MGAQSPAPGRGADKATYIRELFDTIAPGYDRMNLLMTLGQWRYWQWRLRRRLEELPLDGARVLDVACGTGEITAMLARRVGPAGRVTGLDFSPGMLAVARHRLEALGLSGRVELVQGDALDMPFAAGEFDLVTMGFALRNVAGLDRALAEMARVTRPGGRVLILELSHSPWPWVRVPFRWYFERVVPAMGRWAARRWRGPGPDPYAWLPLSVQGFPGAEELARLMAAAGLEGVRFWRMSAGIVCLHEGRRP, from the coding sequence ATGGGGGCTCAGAGCCCGGCCCCGGGCCGGGGCGCCGACAAGGCCACGTACATCCGGGAGCTCTTCGACACCATTGCGCCCGGCTACGACCGGATGAACCTGCTGATGACCCTGGGGCAGTGGCGCTACTGGCAGTGGCGGCTGCGCCGGCGGCTGGAGGAGCTGCCCCTGGACGGGGCGCGGGTCCTGGACGTGGCCTGCGGCACCGGCGAGATCACGGCCATGCTGGCCCGGCGGGTGGGACCTGCCGGCCGGGTCACCGGCCTGGATTTCTCCCCGGGCATGCTGGCCGTTGCCCGGCACCGGCTCGAGGCGCTGGGCCTCTCCGGCCGGGTCGAGCTGGTGCAGGGGGACGCCCTGGACATGCCCTTTGCGGCGGGCGAGTTCGACCTGGTGACCATGGGCTTCGCCTTGCGCAACGTGGCCGGCCTCGACCGGGCCCTGGCCGAGATGGCCAGGGTCACCCGCCCCGGCGGCCGGGTGCTGATCCTGGAGCTGTCCCACAGTCCCTGGCCCTGGGTCCGGGTGCCCTTCCGCTGGTACTTCGAGCGGGTGGTCCCCGCCATGGGGCGGTGGGCCGCCCGCCGCTGGCGGGGGCCGGGTCCCGATCCCTACGCCTGGCTGCCCCTGTCGGTGCAGGGGTTTCCCGGGGCGGAGGAACTGGCCCGCCTCATGGCGGCGGCCGGCCTGGAAGGCGTCCGCTTCTGGCGCATGTCGGCGGGCATCGTCTGCTTGCATGAGGGGCGGCGACCCTGA
- a CDS encoding cobalamin B12-binding domain-containing protein, producing METTPVTVNEAPGAHGPIRVLVAKPGMDRHDRGAKVIARAYRDAGMEVIYTGLHQSPAQIARAALEEDVDVVALSILSGAHNTLIPRVCQALRDVGRDDVIVLVGGVIPAEDVPRLLEAGVERVFGPGSSTEEIVAFTREAVARRRGEAR from the coding sequence ATGGAAACCACACCGGTGACGGTGAACGAGGCGCCGGGCGCCCACGGCCCCATCCGCGTGCTGGTGGCCAAGCCCGGCATGGACCGCCACGACCGGGGTGCCAAGGTGATCGCCCGGGCGTACCGGGACGCGGGGATGGAGGTCATCTACACCGGCCTCCACCAGTCGCCGGCGCAGATCGCCCGGGCGGCGCTGGAGGAAGACGTGGATGTGGTGGCGCTGAGCATCCTCTCCGGCGCCCACAACACCCTGATCCCCCGGGTCTGCCAGGCCCTGCGGGACGTGGGGCGGGATGATGTGATCGTGCTGGTGGGCGGGGTGATCCCCGCCGAGGACGTGCCCCGGCTGCTGGAGGCCGGCGTGGAGCGGGTCTTCGGCCCGGGCTCCAGCACCGAGGAGATCGTGGCCTTCACCCGGGAGGCCGTGGCCCGCCGGCGGGGGGAGGCCCGGTGA
- the sucD gene encoding succinate--CoA ligase subunit alpha: protein MAILIDERTRVVVQGITGHQGSFHTGQMIEYGTRVVAGVSPGKEGQEVKGVPVYDTVEAAVEKHGATASVIFVPAPFTKDAVLEALEAGIKLVVVITEHVPLHDAMEIMARARLKGATIIGPNTFGVISPGKSKIGIMPNQIYTPGRVGIVARSGTLSYEIAASLSQAGFGQSTVVGMGGDRVVGLSFIDVLKMFEQDRETEAVVLVGEIGGTAEEEAAEYIKGMSKPVVAYLAGKHAPPGKRMGHAGAIIERGRGTYQSKVEALEAAGAWVAALPWQVADLVREALR from the coding sequence ATGGCCATCCTGATCGATGAGCGTACCCGGGTGGTGGTCCAGGGCATCACGGGCCACCAGGGCAGTTTCCACACCGGCCAGATGATCGAGTACGGCACCCGCGTGGTGGCGGGCGTCTCGCCGGGCAAGGAGGGCCAGGAGGTCAAGGGCGTCCCCGTCTACGACACCGTGGAAGCGGCGGTGGAGAAGCACGGGGCCACGGCCTCCGTCATCTTCGTCCCCGCTCCCTTCACCAAGGACGCCGTGCTGGAGGCCCTGGAGGCGGGGATCAAGCTGGTGGTGGTCATCACCGAGCACGTCCCCCTGCACGATGCCATGGAGATCATGGCCCGGGCCCGGCTGAAGGGCGCGACCATCATCGGCCCCAACACCTTCGGGGTGATCTCGCCGGGGAAGAGCAAGATCGGGATCATGCCCAATCAGATCTACACCCCCGGCCGGGTGGGCATCGTGGCCCGCAGTGGTACCCTTTCCTATGAGATCGCCGCGTCGCTGAGCCAGGCCGGCTTCGGCCAGTCCACCGTGGTGGGCATGGGCGGCGACCGGGTGGTGGGCCTCTCCTTCATCGACGTGCTCAAGATGTTCGAGCAGGACCGGGAGACCGAGGCCGTGGTCCTGGTGGGGGAGATCGGCGGTACCGCGGAAGAGGAAGCGGCGGAGTACATCAAGGGGATGAGCAAGCCCGTGGTGGCCTACCTGGCGGGCAAGCATGCCCCGCCCGGCAAGCGCATGGGCCACGCGGGGGCCATCATCGAGCGCGGCCGCGGCACGTACCAGAGCAAGGTCGAGGCCCTGGAGGCGGCGGGAGCCTGGGTGGCCGCCCTGCCCTGGCAGGTGGCCGACCTGGTGCGGGAGGCGCTGCGATAA